A stretch of the Methylacidiphilum caldifontis genome encodes the following:
- a CDS encoding FtsK/SpoIIIE family DNA translocase: MFTVRRSLFFELLSIIFFGLSILLILSLSSFHATDVAFNQWPPKTVTSNAVGPLGAYCAFFLFTLFGFGAYCVPILLITAGMAVSLHARVRWWKKLPLSVLLLISLAALLELQPSLIKMTEHNPEVFTPGGLIGDILDRYFLVRFLGKTGSFYLLITFLILFFVLLYETEPIRSLIRFALYVKTKWEAYHEKLLQQKGLSGKLEIAHKKLTKEEKEIQKALKKQPINPLRPEEVCNTKKDLFSLTNLKGTGNALASIKKPSLLEKLHLLNNRKKEKEEQKPLVDTPSKNPENLSTEKTPPLQPNPEELSTPLPINSSLKESLKSEKKPPVFYSSEYTAPPLDLLPKNPFLDRVIVPEADLRNQAKLLIETLSSFGIEVSPGSITYGPTITRFELYPAPGIRVDRIKNLQRDIARAMRAERVNILAPIPGKDSVGVELPNAKKIPVYLRDIMENSTWINTKAKIPLALGKDVYGEPLITDLFEMPHLLIAGATGSGKSVCINAMLLSLLYKFGPSELKIILVDPKQVELQAYNGIAHLIVPVIVDPKKVINGLKWVVQEMERRYSLLAEAGSRNIIAYNAKLELLSMEREDKKEIKEKLPWIVVVIDELADLMQTTPAEVEVAIARLSAKARAAGIHLIVATQTPRREVITGVIKANIPSRIAFQVASSLDSRVILDENGAENLVGKGDFLFLPPATSKVLRGQGAYVSEEEVYKVVNYIKKEYPPAVMPQVQDAIENEDQQIKLSESDRELVQKCLEIIWQEKRASTSLLQRRLRLGYNRAAWIMDLLEEKGIVGPENGAKPREILADLNGPIPHI; encoded by the coding sequence TTCACTATTCTTCGAACTCTTAAGCATCATCTTCTTTGGTTTGTCCATTTTGCTCATTCTAAGCCTTTCTTCTTTCCATGCTACCGATGTTGCTTTTAACCAATGGCCACCCAAAACTGTTACCTCAAATGCTGTAGGTCCTCTTGGAGCTTACTGCGCTTTTTTTCTTTTTACTCTTTTTGGTTTTGGAGCCTATTGCGTCCCTATCCTTTTGATTACTGCAGGAATGGCTGTAAGTCTCCACGCCCGAGTACGTTGGTGGAAAAAACTTCCCTTGAGTGTTCTTCTTCTTATATCTTTGGCTGCTCTATTAGAACTCCAACCATCCCTAATAAAAATGACCGAGCATAATCCAGAAGTTTTTACTCCTGGAGGTCTCATCGGTGATATTCTTGATCGGTACTTCTTGGTTCGATTTTTGGGTAAAACAGGCAGTTTTTATTTGCTCATCACCTTCCTCATTCTTTTTTTTGTTCTTTTATATGAAACTGAACCTATTAGGAGTTTAATCAGATTTGCCTTGTATGTTAAAACCAAATGGGAAGCTTATCATGAAAAACTTTTGCAACAAAAAGGCCTTTCTGGAAAGCTAGAGATCGCACATAAGAAACTCACAAAAGAAGAAAAGGAAATTCAAAAAGCTTTAAAAAAACAGCCAATAAATCCTTTGCGCCCGGAAGAGGTTTGCAACACAAAAAAGGATTTATTCTCCTTAACTAATCTTAAGGGTACTGGAAATGCCCTAGCTTCTATAAAAAAACCATCTCTTCTAGAAAAACTTCACTTGCTAAATAATAGAAAAAAAGAAAAAGAAGAACAAAAACCATTGGTCGATACACCTTCTAAAAATCCTGAAAACCTCTCAACTGAGAAAACTCCTCCTCTCCAACCTAATCCAGAAGAGTTATCTACTCCTCTCCCCATAAACTCTTCTTTGAAAGAGAGTTTAAAATCTGAAAAAAAACCACCTGTTTTTTATTCTTCTGAATATACAGCTCCTCCTCTTGATCTTCTGCCCAAAAATCCATTTCTAGACAGGGTTATTGTACCTGAGGCTGATTTGCGCAATCAGGCAAAGCTGCTCATAGAAACCTTATCCAGTTTTGGTATAGAAGTCAGTCCCGGTTCAATCACTTATGGACCAACGATCACGCGTTTCGAACTTTATCCAGCGCCTGGTATTAGAGTAGATCGAATAAAGAACCTTCAAAGAGACATAGCTCGAGCCATGCGTGCTGAAAGAGTAAACATTTTGGCCCCTATTCCTGGCAAAGATAGCGTTGGGGTTGAACTGCCCAACGCAAAGAAAATTCCAGTTTATCTGCGAGATATAATGGAAAATTCTACTTGGATTAATACAAAAGCAAAGATTCCTCTTGCTTTGGGAAAAGACGTTTATGGGGAGCCTCTTATTACTGACCTTTTTGAAATGCCTCACCTTCTTATTGCAGGAGCAACAGGCTCTGGAAAATCTGTTTGTATTAATGCAATGCTCCTTAGCTTGCTCTACAAATTTGGTCCTTCAGAGTTGAAGATTATTTTGGTGGATCCCAAACAAGTCGAGCTCCAAGCCTATAATGGAATAGCTCATCTGATTGTTCCGGTAATCGTAGATCCTAAAAAAGTTATCAATGGGCTTAAGTGGGTGGTTCAAGAAATGGAAAGGCGTTACAGTTTACTTGCAGAAGCAGGTAGCCGCAATATCATAGCATACAATGCAAAGTTAGAGCTGCTCTCTATGGAAAGAGAAGACAAGAAAGAAATTAAGGAAAAACTGCCATGGATTGTCGTCGTTATCGACGAACTTGCTGATTTGATGCAGACTACTCCTGCTGAAGTGGAAGTGGCCATAGCTAGGCTGTCTGCAAAAGCTAGGGCCGCAGGGATTCATCTGATAGTCGCCACTCAAACTCCACGCAGGGAAGTGATTACAGGGGTAATTAAAGCCAATATCCCTTCCCGAATTGCTTTTCAGGTAGCCAGTTCTCTTGATTCTCGGGTGATTCTTGACGAAAACGGTGCAGAGAATCTTGTAGGTAAAGGAGATTTTCTGTTTCTTCCTCCCGCTACTTCCAAAGTATTACGCGGTCAAGGAGCTTACGTATCTGAAGAGGAAGTTTACAAAGTGGTCAATTACATTAAAAAAGAGTATCCTCCAGCTGTCATGCCCCAAGTCCAAGATGCTATCGAAAATGAAGACCAACAGATAAAGCTTTCCGAAAGCGATCGAGAACTGGTTCAGAAATGTCTAGAAATCATTTGGCAAGAAAAAAGGGCTAGCACCTCCCTCCTTCAAAGAAGACTTAGGTTGGGATATAATAGAGCTGCTTGGATAATGGACCTTCTTGAAGAAAAGGGTATTGTGGGTCCTGAAAATGGTGCTAAGCCACGAGAAATACTTGCTGATCTTAATGGACCTATTCCCCATATTTAA